From Arthrobacter sp. FW306-2-2C-D06B, a single genomic window includes:
- a CDS encoding APC family permease produces MTTQPSLTRALKLPSLVLFGLAYLTPLIVLAIFGVIAETTGGASPSAYLVAMVAMLFTAQSYGRMAVAYPVAGSAYTYIRRSIDSRIGFLAGWAVLLDYLFLPMVIWLIGGSYLTAQFPAIPIGVWIVAFIAITTLLNVVGVKVADKANYLLMAFQLLVIVLFVALSVGTLVSTSGASALVSTAPFFNDTSSFDKITAGAAIAAYSFLGFDAVSTLTEETIEPKKTVPKAIMLVALIGGAIFVVVSYTTQLIHPGGVFDDSASAASDIALKIGGQFFGAVFLAGLVVSQFASGLAAQASASRLLYAMGRDSVLPKKAFGALNKTFHTPVFNLAITGAVGLIAMFLDVATSTSFINFGAFTAFTLVNISVIAYYLRQRRSGHRLSVLFYVIMPAVGAIIDGFLLSQLDSNAITLGLIWLCVGVVVLGIITKGFRKAPPEMVMEEKEAALV; encoded by the coding sequence GTGACAACGCAACCGAGCCTCACGCGCGCCCTGAAACTGCCCTCGCTGGTCCTGTTCGGGCTTGCCTATCTGACCCCGCTCATCGTCCTGGCGATATTCGGCGTGATCGCCGAAACCACAGGCGGCGCATCGCCGTCGGCCTATCTGGTGGCGATGGTCGCCATGCTCTTCACCGCGCAGAGCTACGGACGGATGGCTGTTGCCTATCCGGTGGCCGGCTCCGCGTACACCTATATCCGGCGCTCCATCGATTCCCGGATCGGGTTCCTGGCCGGTTGGGCGGTCCTGCTCGACTACCTGTTCCTCCCGATGGTCATCTGGCTGATCGGAGGCTCCTACCTCACGGCGCAGTTCCCTGCCATCCCCATCGGGGTCTGGATTGTCGCGTTCATCGCCATCACCACGCTGCTCAACGTGGTTGGCGTCAAGGTAGCGGACAAGGCCAACTACCTGCTGATGGCTTTCCAGCTCCTGGTGATAGTCCTGTTCGTTGCCTTGTCCGTGGGAACCCTGGTCTCAACCTCCGGAGCGAGCGCCCTGGTCAGCACCGCTCCCTTCTTCAACGACACGTCGAGCTTCGACAAGATCACCGCCGGAGCCGCCATAGCGGCGTACTCGTTCCTCGGCTTTGACGCCGTGTCCACCCTCACCGAGGAGACCATTGAGCCCAAGAAGACCGTCCCGAAGGCGATCATGCTCGTCGCACTCATCGGCGGCGCGATCTTCGTCGTTGTGTCCTACACGACCCAGCTGATCCACCCCGGCGGAGTGTTCGACGATTCGGCGTCCGCGGCGTCGGACATTGCCCTGAAGATCGGCGGACAGTTCTTCGGCGCGGTTTTCCTGGCCGGACTCGTCGTGTCCCAGTTTGCCTCCGGGCTCGCGGCACAGGCCAGCGCCTCACGCCTGTTGTACGCCATGGGCCGGGATTCAGTCCTGCCGAAGAAGGCCTTCGGGGCGCTGAACAAGACCTTCCACACGCCGGTATTCAACCTTGCCATCACCGGCGCGGTGGGACTCATCGCCATGTTCCTCGACGTTGCCACCTCGACGTCGTTCATCAACTTCGGTGCCTTTACGGCCTTCACACTCGTCAACATCTCAGTCATTGCCTACTACCTGCGCCAGCGACGCTCGGGGCACCGGCTCAGCGTATTGTTCTACGTGATCATGCCGGCGGTGGGCGCCATCATCGACGGATTCCTGCTCTCCCAGCTCGATTCGAACGCCATCACGCTCGGGCTGATCTGGCTCTGCGTCGGCGTCGTGGTGCTGGGCATCATCACCAAGGGGTTCCGGAAGGCACCGCCGGAGATGGTGATGGAGGAAAAAGAAGCCGCCCTTGTGTGA
- a CDS encoding DedA family protein, protein MHALSAMPAFLDPATLLQGLGPAALGVVALIVFIESGLLFPFLPGDSLLFTTGLLHQQLQLELPVLIAVVSAAAIAGDQVGYMLGRKFGRRWFKDDARVLKTAHLDTAEEFFKRRGGPAIVLARFVPIVRTFAPLSAGIARYNYKSFTLWNIAGAVIWGTSVTLLGSWLGHYEFIANNIDAIAVIMVLVSVLPWGVEFLKKRRKAKVGAANGHAGEE, encoded by the coding sequence ATGCACGCACTTTCTGCCATGCCCGCATTCCTTGATCCCGCCACCCTCCTTCAGGGCTTGGGTCCCGCGGCGCTGGGCGTCGTGGCGTTGATCGTCTTCATCGAATCCGGTCTCCTTTTCCCCTTCCTGCCCGGTGACTCTTTGTTGTTCACCACCGGCCTGCTTCACCAGCAACTGCAGCTTGAATTGCCGGTGTTGATCGCGGTCGTATCGGCCGCTGCAATCGCCGGAGACCAAGTCGGCTACATGCTCGGGCGCAAGTTCGGGCGGCGCTGGTTCAAGGATGATGCCAGGGTCCTTAAGACCGCGCACCTGGATACGGCCGAGGAATTCTTCAAGCGGCGCGGCGGCCCCGCGATCGTCCTGGCCCGTTTTGTCCCCATTGTGCGGACGTTTGCACCGCTGAGCGCAGGCATCGCCCGCTACAACTACAAATCCTTCACCCTGTGGAACATCGCCGGCGCCGTCATTTGGGGAACCTCCGTGACGCTCCTGGGTTCCTGGTTGGGACACTACGAGTTCATCGCAAACAACATTGACGCCATTGCCGTGATCATGGTTTTGGTCTCCGTCCTGCCGTGGGGAGTCGAGTTCCTCAAAAAGCGGCGCAAGGCCAAGGTGGGCGCCGCGAACGGGCACGCCGGGGAAGAATAG
- a CDS encoding sensor histidine kinase produces the protein MTENPDQATLRKASLKIAVRISAACAVLVLCLLAAAAFYLFNQPLQPGLPGSKEADSVFAYLDLKDLLKAMIVAGIAGILLAGAIGWLSARSAIRPLGEALALQRRFVQDASHELRTPLAILDARVQLAQRDAPADSKTGEALARIRQDTATLTGIVNELLVAATGSPADAAAEPSDLAKVAGAVVESLQQLAGEKNVRVALTEKDRPIALIDSNGFRRALLALADNALAHTPAGGQVGITTAVLGNRAVVTVSDSGAGIKGVDQTRIFDRFVRTHSPEGAPGQRSFGIGLALVREIITGARGTVEVERSGPRGTVMRITLPLAPKATAPSDMAPGSA, from the coding sequence ATGACTGAAAACCCGGACCAGGCGACGCTCCGCAAAGCGTCCCTGAAGATCGCTGTGCGAATCAGCGCGGCATGCGCGGTTTTGGTTCTTTGCCTGCTGGCGGCCGCGGCGTTCTATCTTTTCAACCAGCCGCTCCAGCCCGGATTACCAGGATCCAAAGAGGCCGACTCTGTCTTCGCCTACCTCGACTTGAAGGACCTCCTCAAGGCCATGATTGTTGCCGGCATTGCGGGGATCCTCCTTGCCGGTGCCATCGGCTGGCTCAGCGCGCGGAGCGCCATCAGGCCCCTGGGCGAAGCGCTCGCACTGCAGCGACGCTTCGTGCAGGACGCCAGCCACGAATTGCGCACACCCCTGGCCATCCTGGATGCACGCGTCCAGTTGGCCCAGCGAGATGCCCCCGCGGACTCCAAAACCGGGGAAGCACTCGCCCGCATCCGCCAGGACACTGCGACCCTCACGGGCATCGTCAACGAATTGCTTGTCGCGGCCACAGGCTCGCCTGCGGATGCCGCCGCAGAGCCGAGCGATCTCGCCAAGGTGGCGGGCGCCGTCGTCGAGAGCTTGCAACAGCTCGCCGGGGAGAAAAACGTCCGCGTCGCCCTGACGGAAAAGGACCGCCCCATCGCGCTCATTGACAGCAATGGCTTCCGCCGTGCCCTCCTCGCCCTGGCCGACAATGCGCTGGCGCACACCCCCGCTGGTGGCCAAGTGGGGATCACGACGGCGGTGCTCGGCAACCGCGCGGTGGTCACCGTTTCTGATTCCGGGGCCGGGATCAAGGGAGTTGACCAGACACGGATCTTCGACCGCTTCGTGAGGACGCACAGCCCCGAGGGCGCACCGGGCCAGCGCAGCTTCGGAATCGGATTGGCTTTGGTCCGTGAAATCATCACCGGGGCCCGCGGCACGGTGGAGGTTGAGCGCAGCGGTCCGCGGGGAACCGTCATGAGGATCACGCTGCCACTCGCCCCGAAGGCCACGGCTCCGAGTGACATGGCGCCAGGCTCGGCATAG
- a CDS encoding carbon-nitrogen hydrolase family protein — MQRILPLIAAQASPRLIGEPIQAFAAEVAAAVAIQPQSKLVVFPELHLFGDTYPDQQRTEVLQDSAEPLDGPRVNELRQLAADLGIWLVPGSVCERGPEGQLFNTQLVLSPEGDLAGYYRKVFPWRPFEPYDPGDRFTTVDLKGIGRVGLNICYDAWFPEVTRQLAWMGAEVILNVVKTTTPDRKQELVLAKANAIVNQVFMVSVNCAGPTGKGLSLIVDPEGNTIAQADDDAPTLLTAELDLSAVEHVRKHGTENLNRPWSQFRPGEPPIELPVYQGRIDPTTWTPQSSNS, encoded by the coding sequence GTGCAACGCATCCTTCCCCTCATCGCAGCCCAAGCGTCACCCCGACTGATCGGCGAGCCGATCCAGGCCTTCGCCGCCGAGGTCGCCGCCGCTGTCGCGATCCAACCGCAAAGCAAGCTCGTGGTCTTCCCCGAGCTGCACCTCTTTGGGGACACTTACCCGGATCAGCAGCGTACGGAAGTCCTGCAGGACTCTGCCGAACCGCTGGACGGTCCGCGGGTCAACGAGTTGCGGCAGCTCGCAGCGGATCTGGGTATCTGGCTGGTTCCGGGCAGCGTCTGCGAACGCGGCCCCGAGGGGCAATTGTTCAACACCCAGCTGGTCCTTTCTCCGGAAGGCGACCTTGCCGGCTATTACCGCAAGGTCTTCCCTTGGCGCCCCTTTGAGCCCTACGATCCCGGCGATCGATTCACAACCGTTGACCTGAAAGGGATCGGCAGGGTCGGCCTGAACATTTGCTATGACGCGTGGTTCCCCGAGGTAACCCGTCAGCTGGCGTGGATGGGCGCCGAAGTCATCCTCAACGTCGTCAAGACCACGACGCCGGATCGCAAGCAAGAACTCGTCCTGGCCAAGGCGAACGCCATTGTGAACCAGGTCTTCATGGTCAGCGTGAACTGCGCGGGCCCCACCGGCAAAGGCCTCAGCCTGATCGTCGACCCAGAGGGGAACACCATAGCCCAGGCCGACGACGACGCCCCGACCCTTCTCACCGCGGAACTGGACCTCTCCGCCGTCGAGCATGTCCGCAAGCACGGGACCGAAAACCTCAACCGTCCCTGGTCCCAATTCCGCCCCGGCGAGCCGCCCATCGAGCTGCCGGTCTACCAAGGCCGCATCGACCCGACCACGTGGACCCCGCAGTCCTCCAACTCCTAA
- a CDS encoding carbon-nitrogen hydrolase family protein, producing MRITLAQIDSGTDVDRNLDLIAEYCARAAREGSDLIVFPEYSTYEKSRVDQSFVDMAEPLDGPVASKLYATAARNGIAVVAGLLEASGEREASREPDRAFNTLVAIGPDGSRLASYRKIHLFDCQGFRESDYIKPAPEPVPVTFSCGGMTFGLMTCYDLRFPELARILAGSGAEVLLVCSSWVPGTAKTEQWATLAKARAIENGVYVAAVSQTPPVSIGYSMLIDPLGTVLQSLGTEPATATLDLTPEAVQAARDQFPTWRHHRLV from the coding sequence GTGCGCATCACCCTAGCCCAGATCGATTCCGGCACGGACGTCGACCGTAACCTCGACCTCATCGCGGAATACTGTGCCAGGGCCGCCCGCGAGGGCTCCGACCTCATTGTGTTCCCTGAGTACTCGACGTACGAGAAAAGCCGGGTGGACCAAAGCTTCGTGGACATGGCCGAACCCCTTGACGGGCCGGTGGCCTCAAAGCTCTACGCGACGGCGGCGCGTAACGGGATCGCCGTCGTCGCGGGCCTCCTGGAAGCATCCGGAGAACGGGAAGCGTCCCGAGAACCTGATCGGGCCTTCAACACGTTGGTGGCCATCGGTCCGGACGGTTCCCGCCTCGCCAGCTACCGGAAGATCCACCTGTTTGACTGCCAAGGATTCCGCGAATCGGACTACATCAAACCCGCCCCGGAACCAGTGCCCGTCACCTTTTCCTGCGGCGGCATGACCTTCGGGTTGATGACCTGCTACGACCTGCGCTTCCCCGAGTTGGCGCGCATCCTGGCCGGTTCCGGGGCCGAGGTGCTCCTCGTCTGCTCCTCGTGGGTTCCCGGCACAGCCAAGACCGAGCAATGGGCCACACTGGCCAAGGCCCGGGCAATAGAAAACGGCGTGTACGTGGCGGCGGTCTCCCAGACTCCGCCCGTGTCCATCGGCTACAGCATGCTCATTGACCCCCTGGGAACTGTCCTGCAAAGCCTCGGCACCGAGCCGGCCACCGCGACGCTGGACCTAACACCGGAGGCCGTCCAGGCAGCCCGGGACCAATTCCCCACCTGGCGGCACCACCGGCTCGTCTAG
- a CDS encoding FadR/GntR family transcriptional regulator has protein sequence MTRQLEETTGDSPIDAAPLLGIDRRSAIDAVRLRIGMAISLGLLQPGERLPDQQDVALGLSVSPITARRALASLADQGVVVRRRGRGGGTFVADEPPQNVLEQLAASPAESLAVNRLVDRRLLFECAVTHFAAVNATAAQLDELERLTHEMAGSTNWSEYHQADERFHRLVAASSGLGTAVEAYNEALAELYAYFIPYPIEFLHESNRDHIALVNALRAGDDRGAVEVSRRHVDVLHKTMFMGLAGGDGAKRSNKG, from the coding sequence ATGACCCGTCAGCTCGAGGAGACCACCGGTGACTCACCCATCGATGCTGCCCCTTTGCTCGGAATCGACCGCCGGAGCGCAATCGACGCCGTGCGGTTGCGGATCGGCATGGCGATATCCTTGGGGCTGCTTCAACCGGGGGAGAGGCTGCCCGACCAGCAGGACGTCGCGCTGGGCCTATCGGTCAGCCCGATCACCGCTCGCAGGGCCCTGGCAAGCCTGGCCGATCAGGGCGTCGTTGTTCGCCGTCGTGGACGTGGCGGCGGAACTTTTGTCGCTGACGAGCCACCGCAGAACGTGCTCGAGCAGCTCGCGGCGTCGCCCGCTGAATCCCTTGCAGTGAACCGGCTGGTGGACCGCCGGCTGCTGTTCGAATGTGCGGTCACCCATTTCGCTGCAGTCAATGCCACGGCAGCACAACTTGATGAGCTGGAGCGGCTTACCCACGAAATGGCCGGATCGACCAATTGGTCCGAGTATCACCAGGCCGACGAGCGGTTTCACCGGCTGGTCGCGGCGTCCTCGGGCTTGGGAACGGCGGTCGAGGCGTATAACGAGGCATTGGCGGAGCTCTACGCCTACTTCATCCCGTACCCGATCGAGTTTCTTCATGAGTCCAATAGGGACCACATTGCGCTGGTGAACGCCCTACGGGCTGGCGACGATCGCGGCGCGGTGGAGGTGTCGCGGCGGCACGTGGACGTGTTGCACAAGACGATGTTCATGGGCCTGGCCGGCGGCGACGGCGCTAAAAGGAGTAATAAGGGGTAA
- a CDS encoding purine-cytosine permease family protein: MQATGKVGTGGPRVERRSIDFVPEIERHGSPGQQFTLWFGANMQITAIVDGALAVLFGADPLWAIIGLLVGNLLGGAVMALHAAQGPKLGLPQMISSRAQFGIFGAVIPLVLVVVMYLGFAATGTVLSGQAISLILHTGTPAVGMVVFGVLTIIVATLGYKYIHMLGRIATIVGILGFTYLGIRLLTSQDVGALLGAGGFEFPTFLLAISLGAGWQLTYGPYVADYSRYLPSNTPTRKTFMSAYFGTVIGSQWSMTLGALFAALALPKGARFLDGQVAFLGNLSGGGLIAVVIYLVIVTGKLTVNTLNAYGGYMTMLTSVTAFTRKSAVASWTRFAYVIGFIGLSVLIAVLASPDFIANFKNFVLLLLMVFIPWSSINLVDYYLVSKEKVDIPALYDLNGRYGRWNKTALLSYAIGIVVQIPFLAQTLYTGPMTDLLGGADISWLVGLVVTAIVFYPLAKRNSNAPAEMVYPTEPDPDAAAPLAGPVSNTAAV; the protein is encoded by the coding sequence ATGCAGGCCACAGGAAAAGTGGGAACGGGTGGGCCGCGCGTTGAGCGTCGTTCCATTGACTTTGTCCCGGAAATTGAACGCCATGGTTCGCCTGGCCAGCAGTTCACGCTCTGGTTCGGGGCGAACATGCAGATTACGGCCATTGTCGACGGCGCCTTGGCGGTACTTTTCGGCGCGGATCCGCTGTGGGCGATCATTGGCCTCCTGGTCGGAAACCTCTTGGGTGGCGCGGTCATGGCCCTCCATGCGGCCCAGGGGCCGAAGCTCGGCCTGCCGCAGATGATTTCCAGCCGGGCGCAGTTTGGAATCTTCGGGGCGGTGATTCCCTTGGTGCTCGTGGTCGTCATGTACCTCGGCTTCGCGGCAACCGGTACTGTCCTCTCCGGACAGGCAATCAGCCTCATCCTCCACACGGGCACCCCGGCCGTGGGCATGGTCGTCTTCGGGGTGCTGACCATCATCGTGGCGACCCTGGGCTACAAGTACATCCACATGTTGGGCCGCATTGCGACCATCGTAGGTATCCTCGGCTTCACTTACCTGGGCATCAGGTTGTTGACCAGCCAGGACGTGGGCGCACTCTTGGGAGCCGGCGGTTTCGAGTTTCCGACCTTCCTCCTCGCCATTTCGCTTGGCGCCGGATGGCAGCTGACGTACGGTCCGTACGTGGCCGATTACTCCCGGTACCTGCCTTCGAACACCCCGACACGCAAGACCTTCATGTCGGCGTACTTCGGCACGGTGATCGGTTCCCAGTGGTCCATGACCCTGGGCGCGCTCTTCGCTGCCCTGGCGTTGCCCAAGGGCGCACGGTTCCTGGACGGCCAAGTCGCTTTCCTCGGGAACCTGAGTGGTGGCGGACTGATCGCGGTGGTCATCTACCTGGTCATCGTGACCGGAAAACTGACCGTCAACACGCTGAACGCATATGGCGGCTACATGACAATGCTTACCTCGGTCACTGCGTTCACCCGTAAATCCGCGGTAGCTTCATGGACCCGCTTCGCCTATGTGATCGGCTTTATCGGGCTCTCAGTACTCATCGCAGTCCTTGCTTCTCCCGACTTCATCGCCAACTTCAAGAACTTCGTCCTTCTCCTGCTGATGGTATTCATCCCCTGGAGCTCCATTAACCTCGTGGACTACTACCTGGTTTCCAAGGAAAAGGTAGACATTCCGGCACTGTATGACCTGAACGGGCGCTACGGGCGGTGGAACAAGACCGCGCTGCTCAGCTACGCGATCGGCATCGTCGTCCAGATCCCGTTCCTGGCGCAGACCCTCTACACCGGACCGATGACGGACCTTCTGGGCGGGGCGGATATCTCCTGGCTCGTAGGCCTCGTGGTCACGGCAATCGTGTTCTACCCGCTGGCAAAGAGGAATTCGAACGCTCCGGCTGAGATGGTCTACCCGACTGAACCCGACCCGGATGCGGCAGCTCCGCTAGCCGGCCCAGTATCGAACACCGCGGCAGTTTAG
- a CDS encoding phosphatase PAP2 family protein — MSSHAKQNTSAEVSTSAVVRDSVPLLPQPRYWLLWGIALAAAVLAIGFSVRSVAGLTTNEFGVDQELSRHHVGALTTVAMALNFLFAPVAGVCMVLVIGLFVFLVRKSLVRAVMFVLFACSGWVASEVFKLIVARHRPNPALLFDPLAPETGSNSFPSGHTAFAVALAFALYFLVRGTRWGVITAWAGAVLAVVVAWSRIYIGVHYPSDVVASFLATTAIVIVLAGLWNRYVPRVIGRLPFGVASKTSPEATASDADSTQAHGS, encoded by the coding sequence ATGTCATCGCACGCCAAGCAGAACACTTCTGCGGAAGTCAGCACTTCCGCCGTCGTCCGTGACAGTGTGCCGTTGCTTCCGCAGCCCCGGTACTGGCTTCTGTGGGGCATTGCCCTCGCCGCGGCAGTCCTTGCCATCGGCTTCAGCGTGCGGTCGGTAGCCGGCCTGACCACGAACGAATTCGGAGTTGACCAGGAACTCAGCCGCCATCACGTGGGCGCACTGACCACCGTGGCCATGGCACTGAACTTCCTCTTCGCCCCCGTAGCGGGAGTGTGCATGGTCCTGGTGATCGGCCTGTTCGTTTTCCTGGTTCGGAAGTCCTTGGTGCGGGCGGTCATGTTTGTGCTCTTCGCATGTTCGGGCTGGGTTGCCAGCGAGGTGTTCAAACTTATCGTTGCCCGCCACCGGCCCAATCCCGCGCTTCTCTTCGACCCCCTGGCCCCGGAAACGGGCTCCAACAGCTTTCCCAGCGGCCACACCGCCTTCGCAGTAGCGCTCGCCTTCGCCTTGTACTTCCTGGTCCGGGGCACGCGATGGGGCGTCATCACCGCGTGGGCCGGCGCCGTCTTGGCCGTAGTGGTGGCGTGGTCCCGGATCTACATCGGAGTCCATTACCCGAGCGACGTTGTGGCGTCGTTCCTCGCCACCACCGCCATAGTCATCGTTTTGGCCGGGCTCTGGAACCGGTACGTACCGCGAGTCATCGGGCGGCTGCCTTTTGGCGTTGCCTCAAAAACCAGCCCGGAAGCAACCGCCTCGGACGCGGACTCAACCCAAGCACACGGATCCTGA
- a CDS encoding response regulator transcription factor: MTTAERPALLLVEDDAALGPLISELLEPDFIVHLAVNGRDGLHLGLTRSWDAMVIDRGLPFMDGIDLIKALRAKGIATPILILTALGATDEKIRGLDAGANDYMSKPFDAMELAARLRALTRTYAQPPTTLGIGDWELDAAARSMRSGYGSVVTLTAKEAGLLETLAGEPERVFTREDLISTLFHPTDQPGVIDTYVHHLRRKISKTVIRTVHGLGYQIGDPHD; this comes from the coding sequence ATGACAACAGCTGAGCGGCCGGCCCTCCTCCTGGTCGAAGACGACGCCGCCCTGGGGCCGCTCATCAGTGAACTCCTGGAGCCGGACTTCATCGTTCACCTGGCTGTCAATGGGCGCGACGGCCTCCACCTTGGCCTGACCCGGAGTTGGGATGCGATGGTCATTGACCGGGGGCTGCCCTTCATGGACGGCATCGACTTGATCAAGGCCCTCCGGGCCAAGGGGATCGCGACCCCGATCCTCATCCTGACGGCACTCGGTGCCACCGATGAGAAGATCCGGGGCCTCGACGCGGGGGCGAACGATTACATGAGCAAACCGTTCGACGCCATGGAGTTGGCCGCACGCTTGCGAGCCCTGACCAGGACATACGCCCAGCCGCCCACCACTCTGGGAATCGGGGATTGGGAGCTCGACGCCGCTGCCCGCTCCATGCGCTCCGGGTACGGTTCCGTGGTCACCCTCACTGCGAAGGAAGCCGGGCTCCTCGAAACCTTGGCTGGCGAACCCGAACGTGTCTTCACCCGTGAAGACCTCATCAGCACTTTGTTCCACCCCACGGACCAGCCGGGCGTGATCGACACCTATGTCCACCACCTGCGCCGTAAGATCTCCAAAACGGTGATCCGGACGGTCCACGGCCTCGGATACCAGATCGGCGACCCCCATGACTGA
- a CDS encoding alpha/beta fold hydrolase has product MSEFAISKDGTRIGYDQYGEGPAVILVGGAMQFRGFDSNTAEMAKLLAAKGFTVVNYDRRGRGESTEAPSFTLKDNIDDLATLIDIAGGQAALFGSSSGGSISLAAAAAGLPVTKLALWETPLSDELGSGGAEFFAGLQERIASGDNAGTIEYYMKDMPPEWLAGAKNSPGWPIMLELGPSLSADAESLAWTQSAPRAQLWSGITQPTLAIVGEQTLPIMTDAARSIVANIPSARAATIPGANHGWEPGVMAGALAEFLVG; this is encoded by the coding sequence ATGTCCGAATTTGCGATCTCGAAAGACGGTACCCGCATCGGGTATGACCAATACGGCGAGGGACCTGCCGTGATCCTGGTTGGCGGTGCGATGCAATTCAGGGGCTTCGACTCGAACACGGCGGAAATGGCCAAGCTCCTGGCCGCCAAGGGGTTCACCGTGGTCAACTACGACAGGCGCGGCCGCGGGGAAAGCACCGAGGCTCCGTCATTCACCCTGAAGGACAATATCGACGATCTCGCCACATTGATCGACATCGCGGGCGGCCAAGCCGCGCTGTTCGGGAGCTCTTCCGGTGGCTCGATTTCCCTGGCTGCGGCGGCGGCAGGCCTACCCGTCACCAAGCTGGCGCTCTGGGAGACTCCCCTGAGCGATGAGCTCGGCTCCGGCGGGGCTGAGTTCTTTGCCGGCCTCCAGGAACGGATCGCATCCGGCGACAATGCCGGCACCATCGAGTACTACATGAAGGACATGCCGCCGGAATGGCTGGCTGGCGCCAAAAACAGTCCGGGATGGCCCATCATGCTCGAGTTGGGCCCCAGCCTTTCCGCCGATGCCGAATCCCTCGCATGGACCCAGTCCGCGCCACGCGCCCAGCTGTGGTCCGGCATCACCCAGCCCACCCTTGCGATCGTCGGCGAGCAAACCCTGCCGATCATGACGGACGCGGCTCGCTCCATCGTGGCCAATATCCCCAGTGCCCGCGCTGCGACCATTCCAGGCGCCAACCACGGCTGGGAACCCGGGGTCATGGCCGGCGCGCTGGCTGAATTCCTCGTCGGGTAA
- a CDS encoding IclR family transcriptional regulator has translation MYTQSVRPKAPAAAQVLAVLRFVAGQAGPVSASIIARDVGLPRSTTYQLIASLIDDGFLVHLPEERKYALGVTAHELGTGYSRQAPIQRIARFPLSRLVARTRRTAHLAVMHGRDVVYVIEERAPRQSPLVTDTGVRLPAHLTASGRAMMAQMDPAQVAALFPGPDAFAERHSKGPQSLPALQDLLARARSLGYAWEQDEVTEGFSSVAVAVLDRQRYPVASVTLTVSNRAFPGRSTRHRAKDAETAEERAVRIEDVAREWIPEVTRCAREISRRLGTQG, from the coding sequence ATGTACACTCAATCCGTGCGGCCCAAGGCGCCGGCCGCGGCGCAAGTGCTGGCGGTCCTCAGATTCGTCGCTGGCCAGGCCGGCCCGGTCAGCGCGTCTATCATTGCGCGCGATGTTGGCTTGCCCCGGTCAACCACATATCAGCTCATTGCCTCGCTGATCGATGACGGCTTTCTGGTTCACCTTCCCGAAGAGCGCAAGTATGCCTTGGGAGTGACCGCCCACGAGTTGGGGACGGGGTATTCGCGGCAAGCTCCCATCCAGCGGATTGCCCGGTTCCCCTTGTCCCGGCTCGTCGCCCGGACCCGCCGGACTGCCCATCTTGCCGTGATGCACGGGCGCGACGTTGTGTACGTGATCGAGGAGCGGGCGCCGCGGCAAAGCCCCCTGGTCACCGACACCGGGGTGCGGCTTCCGGCCCACCTGACGGCCAGCGGCAGGGCGATGATGGCCCAGATGGACCCGGCCCAGGTGGCTGCGCTTTTCCCGGGACCGGACGCCTTCGCGGAGCGCCACAGCAAAGGCCCGCAATCGCTGCCCGCGTTGCAGGATCTCTTGGCGCGGGCACGGTCGCTCGGATATGCGTGGGAGCAGGACGAGGTAACGGAGGGGTTTTCCTCTGTGGCCGTCGCAGTCCTCGACCGGCAGCGCTACCCGGTGGCCAGCGTGACGCTGACGGTGTCGAACCGGGCGTTTCCAGGTCGGTCCACCCGGCACCGCGCCAAGGACGCCGAGACCGCCGAGGAACGGGCGGTCCGCATTGAAGATGTCGCCCGTGAGTGGATTCCGGAAGTGACCAGATGTGCGCGGGAAATTTCCCGCAGGCTCGGCACCCAAGGCTGA